Within Pseudomonas cichorii, the genomic segment CGATGCAAAAGCGTATGTCGCACAACGTGAAATCGAAGATGATTTCGAGGCTTCAGAACCGCAGATATGGGCCCCCAAGGGCGTCATTGCCCGCTGGCAACTCTTACGCAAGAATCAGGCAGAACGAGCGCTGAATACGACGTTGAATCGCAAGGAAGCGAAGACCTCCACTAGCCGCTAGGCTATTCAGTATCAAGGGAGAAACACTATGTACTTGACGCCGCAACACATCCTGCTTGCAGGGGCAACCGGACTCACAGGCGAACACTTGCTGGATCGTCTGCTCAACGAACCTACCGTCAGCCGCGTGCTGGCACCTACCCGTCGCCCATTGGCCGCCCACTCCCGCCTGGAAAACCCGGTGGGCGAACTGCACAGTCTTTTACCCACCCTCGGCGGCAAAGTGGATATCGCGTTCTGCTGCCTGGGCACCACCATCAAACAGGCAGGCTCGCAAGAGGCCTTCCGCGCCATCGACCTGAATATGGTACTGGCCGTGGGTGAACGTGCCCGCGCACTGGGTGCGCGGCATTTTCTGGTGATCAGCGCCATTGGCGCCGATGCCCGGTCCAGCGTGTTCTACAACCGCACCAAGGGTGAAATGGAAGAAGCCCTGCGAGCGCAGGACTGGCCGCAACTGACCATCGCCCGTCCGGCCCTGCTGGTAGGCAACCGCACGGAAACCCGCTGGGCCGAACAGCTCGCCGCACCGATTGCCAAACTGCTGCCCGGCAAATACGGCGCTATCGAAGCCTGCAGCCTGGCTCGCGCCATGTGGCGGCTGGCTCTGGAAGAGCAGGATGGTGTGCGGATTGTTGAGTCGGATGAGTTGCGCAAGTTGGGGAAGTGACGAAGTTGTTCGCGAATGAATTCGCTCCCACAGGGGTCATTCGCGAAAAATCAGAGCCCTCCCTGGGCCTGATAGCCAACCCCCAGCGCAGTCAGCAGAGACAACGGCAACAACAGGGTATCGAGCAATGCGCTGGCGGGTAAATCCAGGGCCGGGTACTCGGGCGCTTCGGCGCCGAAGCGGTCCTTCTCGCAGCAACCGCCTTGCATCGCATACAGATCAAGTCGTGTACCGGCATACACGACAGGCGCGCCCGGCTGGGCCGCATCCAGCGTCCTGACCGTGGCGCAGCCCGTCATGAGCAGCGCGACGGCGATCAGCAGGAGCTTATTCATCACTCCCCATATGATGCTCACCCCAACGCGGCAGCATGTCCTGAGGGATGTTCAACAGGTTGAGGATCCGTGCAACCACGAAATCCACCAGATCGTCGATGGTCTGCGGTTGATGATAGAAGCCCGGAGAGGCAGGCAGGATCACCGCCCCCATGTTCGACAGTTTGAGCATGTTCTCCAGATGAATGCTGGAGAAGGGTGCTTCACGCGGCACCAGAATCAACTGGCGGCGCTCCTTCAAAGTGACATCCGCTGCACGCTCGATCAGGTTGTTGCAAGCACCGCTGGCAATGGCCGACAAAGACCCCGTTGAACACGGCACCACCACCATGGCACTGGGCGAGCCCGAGCCCGAGGCCACCGGCGACATCCAGTCATCGCGACCATAGACGCGAATCTGTCCGGCCGTCGCGCCGGTGTACTCAGTCAGAAACGCCTGCATCATTGCGGGCTTGGGCGGCAGTCTCACGTCGGTTTCAGTCGCCATCACCAGTTGCGCGGCCTTGGAGATCAGGAAGTGGACTTCCCGGTCTTCACGCACCAGGCAATCCAGCAGGCGCAAGCCGTACTGGGCGCCCGAGGCACCGGTCATGGCCAGCGTAATACGCTCGGGGCCGCTCATTTCAGCGCCTCGGCCAGTTTGCCGTGCAGGCCGCCAAAGCCGCCGTTGCTCATGATCACCACATGGGTCCCTGGCTGAGCCTGGCTTTTGACTCGCTCGATGATCCCCTCAAGGGAATCGCTGACGATCGAAGGCACCGAACATTGCGCAGCGGTCGCGACCAGATCCCAGCCCAGATTGGCCGGTGCATACCAGACCACCTGATCGGCCTGCTGCACGCTTTCCGGCAGACCATCGCGGTGCGCGCCAAGCTTCATGGAGTTGGAGCGCGGTTCGATAATGGCGATCACCGGCGCATCGGCGACTTTCTTGCGCAGGCCATCGAGGGTGGTGGCGATGGCCGTCGGGTGGTGAGCGAAGTCGTCATAGATAGTGATGCCGCGAACCTCTGCGACTTTCTCCATGCGGCGTTTCACGCTCTTGAAAGCACTCAGCGCCTCGACGCCCTGCGCAGGCACCACACCGACGTGTCGCGCTGCCGCCAGGGTCGCCAGGGCATTGGCCACGTTGTGCTGCCCGGTCATGTCCCACTCGACCACACCTTGCAACTGCCCCTCGAACAGCACTTCAAAACGCGAGCCGTCTTCACTCAACAGACGCGCCTGCCACTGGCCGTTCTGGCCTGTGGTTTGTACTGGCGTCCAGCACCCCATTTCAACGACGCGCTGCAAGGCAGGCTCGGTGGTCGGGTGAATGACCAGCCCTTCGCTCGGGATGGTGCGCACCAGATGGTGGAACTGTCGCTCGATGGCTGGCAGATCAGGGAAGATATCCGCGTGATCGAACTCAAGGTTATTGAGGATCGCGGTACGCGGGCGGTAATGGACGAACTTGGAGCGTTTGTCGAAAAAGGCGCTGTCGTATTCGTCAGCTTCGACCACGAAAAACGGCGTGCCGCCCAGACGCGCCGACACCGCGAAGTTCTGTGGAATGCCGCCGATCAGGAAGCCAGGACTCATGCCCGCATGCTCAAGCACCCAGGCCAGCATGCTGCTGGTGGTGGTCTTGCCGTGAGTACCGGCAACGGCCAGCACCCAGCGGCCCTGCAATACATGGTCGGCCAGCCACTGCGGGCCGGAAACATAAGGCAAACCTTTATTCAGCACATATTCGACTGCAGGGTTGCCACGCGACAGCGCATTGCCGACCACCACCAGATCCGGTGCCGGGTCGAGTTGGGCAGGATCATAGCCCTGAGTCAACTCGATGCCCTGAGCCTCCAGCTGGGTGCTCATCGGCGGGTAGACGTTGGCGTCGGAGCCCGTGACGCGATGCCCCAGCTCTTTGGCGAGTACCGCCAGCGAGCCCATGAACGTGCCGCAGATACCAAGGATATGAATATGCATGATGACCTCTTATAACATCCGCGCAGGGTAGCTCAGGACCGCTGAAATGGCACCCGGTCTTTGTCCGGTAGTGCGAAAGCCCGTGCCTGAATTTCATTCCCGAACCGGGTATAAATGGCCTACTCTTGGCTACTCTCTGCCACAGGTTTGACCACGCTGAATTCCCCACAACAAGAATCAGGAGACTTCACCATGCGTTACGCACATCCCGGTACCGAAGGCGCTCTCATCAACTTCAGGGAACGCTACGGTAACTACATCGGCGGCGAGTTCGTCGCTCCGGTCAAAGGCCAATACTTCACCAACACCTCACCTATCACCGGCAAACCCATCGCAGAATTCCCCCGCTCCACCGCCGAGGATATCGACAAGGCGCTGGATGCCGCCCACGCCGCCGCGCCAGGCTGGGGCACGACCTCAGTGCAAGAGCGTTCGCTGACGCTGCTGAAAATTGCAGATCGTATCGAAGCCAACCTCGAAAAACTGGCCATCACCGAAACCTGGGACAACGGCAAGGCGGTTCGTGAAACCCTGAACGCCGACATCCCTCTGGCCGTCGACCACTTCCGTTACTTCGCGGGCGTCCTGCGAGCCCAGGAAGGCAGCGCGGCAGAAATCGACGGCAATACCGTGGCGTATCACATCCACGAGCCGCTGGGTGTGGTCGGCCAGATCATCCCGTGGAACTTCCCGATCCTGATGGCCGCCTGGAAACTCGCGCCAGCCCTGGCCGCCGGCAACTGCGTCGTCCTCAAACCCGCCGAGCAAACGCCACTGGGCATCAGCGTGCTGGTCGAAATGATCGGCGACCTGCTGCCACCCGGCGTGCTGAACATCGTCCAGGGTTATGGCCGCGAAGCCGGTGAAGCGCTGGCCAGCAGCAAGCGCATCGCCAAGATCGCCTTTACCGGCTCGACACCTGTGGGTTCGCACATCATGAAACTGGCGGCGGACAACATCATTCCGTCCACCGTGGAGCTGGGCGGCAAGTCGCCGAACATCTTCTTTGAAGACATCATGAGCGCCGAGCCGGAGTTCATCGAAAAGGCCGCCGAAGGCGTGGTCCTGGCGTTCTTCAACCAGGGCGAAGTCTGCACCTGCCCTTCCCGTGCGCTGGTTCAGGAATCCATTTATCCACAGTTCATGGAAGCGGTACTGAAGAAGGTCCTGAAGATCAAACGCGGCGACCCGCTGGACACCGACACCATGGTCGGCGCGCAGGCCTCGCAGCAGCAGTTCGACAAGATCCTCTCGTACCTTGAAATTGCCCAGTCCGAAGGCGCCGAGCTGCTGACCGGCGGCAAGGTGGAAAAACTGGAAGGCGATCTGGCGACCGGCTACTACATCCAGCCGACGCTGCTCAAAGGCAACAACAAGATGCGCGTCTTCCAGGAAGAGATCTTCGGCCCGGTGGTAAGCGTCACGACCTTCAAGGACGAAGCAGAAGCCCTGGCCATCGCCAACGACACCGA encodes:
- a CDS encoding oxidoreductase, whose translation is MYLTPQHILLAGATGLTGEHLLDRLLNEPTVSRVLAPTRRPLAAHSRLENPVGELHSLLPTLGGKVDIAFCCLGTTIKQAGSQEAFRAIDLNMVLAVGERARALGARHFLVISAIGADARSSVFYNRTKGEMEEALRAQDWPQLTIARPALLVGNRTETRWAEQLAAPIAKLLPGKYGAIEACSLARAMWRLALEEQDGVRIVESDELRKLGK
- a CDS encoding YceK/YidQ family lipoprotein, yielding MNKLLLIAVALLMTGCATVRTLDAAQPGAPVVYAGTRLDLYAMQGGCCEKDRFGAEAPEYPALDLPASALLDTLLLPLSLLTALGVGYQAQGGL
- the ubiX gene encoding flavin prenyltransferase UbiX, with amino-acid sequence MSGPERITLAMTGASGAQYGLRLLDCLVREDREVHFLISKAAQLVMATETDVRLPPKPAMMQAFLTEYTGATAGQIRVYGRDDWMSPVASGSGSPSAMVVVPCSTGSLSAIASGACNNLIERAADVTLKERRQLILVPREAPFSSIHLENMLKLSNMGAVILPASPGFYHQPQTIDDLVDFVVARILNLLNIPQDMLPRWGEHHMGSDE
- the mpl gene encoding UDP-N-acetylmuramate:L-alanyl-gamma-D-glutamyl-meso-diaminopimelate ligase codes for the protein MHIHILGICGTFMGSLAVLAKELGHRVTGSDANVYPPMSTQLEAQGIELTQGYDPAQLDPAPDLVVVGNALSRGNPAVEYVLNKGLPYVSGPQWLADHVLQGRWVLAVAGTHGKTTTSSMLAWVLEHAGMSPGFLIGGIPQNFAVSARLGGTPFFVVEADEYDSAFFDKRSKFVHYRPRTAILNNLEFDHADIFPDLPAIERQFHHLVRTIPSEGLVIHPTTEPALQRVVEMGCWTPVQTTGQNGQWQARLLSEDGSRFEVLFEGQLQGVVEWDMTGQHNVANALATLAAARHVGVVPAQGVEALSAFKSVKRRMEKVAEVRGITIYDDFAHHPTAIATTLDGLRKKVADAPVIAIIEPRSNSMKLGAHRDGLPESVQQADQVVWYAPANLGWDLVATAAQCSVPSIVSDSLEGIIERVKSQAQPGTHVVIMSNGGFGGLHGKLAEALK
- the exaC gene encoding acetaldehyde dehydrogenase ExaC; translation: MRYAHPGTEGALINFRERYGNYIGGEFVAPVKGQYFTNTSPITGKPIAEFPRSTAEDIDKALDAAHAAAPGWGTTSVQERSLTLLKIADRIEANLEKLAITETWDNGKAVRETLNADIPLAVDHFRYFAGVLRAQEGSAAEIDGNTVAYHIHEPLGVVGQIIPWNFPILMAAWKLAPALAAGNCVVLKPAEQTPLGISVLVEMIGDLLPPGVLNIVQGYGREAGEALASSKRIAKIAFTGSTPVGSHIMKLAADNIIPSTVELGGKSPNIFFEDIMSAEPEFIEKAAEGVVLAFFNQGEVCTCPSRALVQESIYPQFMEAVLKKVLKIKRGDPLDTDTMVGAQASQQQFDKILSYLEIAQSEGAELLTGGKVEKLEGDLATGYYIQPTLLKGNNKMRVFQEEIFGPVVSVTTFKDEAEALAIANDTEFGLGAGVWTRDINRAYRVGRAIKAGRVWTNCYHLYPAHAAFGGYKKSGVGRETHKVALEHYQQTKNLLVSYDTHPLGFF